The Stigmatella aurantiaca DW4/3-1 genome contains the following window.
GCACGTGGCGCGCACGCCCGAAATGCCCCGCTGGAATAAAGGCGACGAGTTCGAAGCCCCCCGGCTGGAAGCGCTGAAGCGGGCGAAATAGCCCCGCGTCCGTCCACTGGAGGGCAGGCATGCAGGAAGGGACAGCCTGCCCGGCGTCTGGATGTTAAATGTCCAGGCCATGCCGGACTTCCAGATCGTCAGTGCACACGCGCCGCAAGGCGACCAGCCCCGGGCCATCGCCGAGCTGACCGAGGGTGTGTTGCGCGGAGACCGCTACCAGACCCTGCTCGGTGTCACGGGCTCGGGCAAGACGTTCACCATGGCGAACCTCATCGCCAACGTGCAGCGGCCCACCCTCATCATCGCCCACAACAAGACCTTGGCCGCCCAGCTTTACGGTGAGTTCAAGGAAGTCTTCCCGCACAACGCCGTCGAGTACTTCGTCTCGTACTACGACTACTACCAGCCCGAGGCCTACGTCCCCTCGTCGGACACCTTCATCGAGAAGGATTCGTCCATCAACGACGAGATCGAACGCATGCGCCACTCGGCCACCCACAGCCTGCGCACCCGCGACGATGTGGTCATCGTGGCCAGCGTGTCCTGCATCTACGGCCTGGGCGCCGCGCGCTCCTATGTGGACATGGCGGCCACGGTGACCTTGGGGGCGGAGCTGGGCCGCGACGCATTCATGCGCAAGCTCATCGAGAGCCAGTACGAGCGCAGCGACTTCGACTTCCACCGGGGCACCTTCCGCGCCCGGGGCGATACCGTGGAGGTTTTTCCCGCCTACGAGGAGGAGCGCGCCGTCCGGGTGAGCTTCTTCGGCGACGAGGTGGAGAAGATCACCGAGTTCGATCCCCTGCGTGGCGTCACCCTGGGCACGCTGGACAAGATCGTCATCTTCCCGGCGAGCCACTACGCGACCGAGGGCGACACCCGCAAGAAGGCCGTCCAGACCATCCGCGACGAGCTGTCCGAGCGGCTCCAGGAGTTCAAGCGCGACGGCAAGCTGCTGGAGGCGCAGCGGATCGAGCAGCGCACGATGTTCGATCTGGAGATGATCGAGCAGGTGGGGTTCTGCAACGGCATCGAGAATTACTCGCGGCACTTCTCGGGCCGGGCGCCGGGAGAGCCGCCGCCGTGCCTCATCGACTATTTCCCCCGGAACATGCTCGTGCTCGTGGACGAGAGCCACCAGACCGTTTCGCAGATCGGCGCCATGTACCGGGGCGACCGCTCGCGCAAGGAGACGCTGGTGAACTATGGCTTCCGGTTGCCGAGCGCCCTGGACAACCGGCCCCTGAAGTTCACCGAGTTCGAGGAGATGGTGCAGCAGGCCGTCTTCGTCTCCGCCACGCCGGCCGAGTACGAGCTTCAGAAGAGCAAGGGCGTGGTGGTCGAGCAGATCATCCGCCCCACGGGGCTGACAGATCCCGAGGTGGAGGTGCGCCCCGCGCGCAACCAGGTCGATGATCTCCTGGAGGAGGTCCGCAAGCGCGTGGCCCAGAAGGAGCGCGTGCTGGCCACGACGCTCACCAAGCGCATGGCGGAGGACCTCACCGAGTACTTCACCGACGTGGGCGTCAAGGTGCGCTACCTGCACTCGGACATCGGCGCCATCGAGCGCACCGCGATCATCCGGGACCTGCGCAAGGGGGTGTTCGACGTGCTGGTGGGCATCAACCTGCTGCGAGAGGGCCTGGACATCCCCGAGGTGTCCCTGGTGGCCATCCTCGATGCGGACAAGGAGGGCTTCCTGCGCAGCCACGTCTCGCTCATCCAGACCATCGGGCGCGCGGCGCGCAACCTCCATGGCCACGTCATCATGTACTCGGATTCGATCACCGACTCGATGAAGCGCGCCATCGAGGAGACCCGCCGGCGGCGCGAGGTGCAGCGCGCCTACAACCAGGAGCACGGCATCACCCCCCGCTCGGTCAAGAGCGCCATCCTCGATCTGTCGCTCCAGTACGATGCGGACCCCACCGCCCTGCCGCTGGCGGCCGACGCCGCCAACGATGTGCTCGACACGAAGGAGATCAAGCGCCTCATCGAGGAGTTCACGAAGGACATGCAGCACGCGGCGGACGAGATGCAGTTCGAGAAGGCGGCGCAGTTCCGCGACCGCATCGTGCTGCTCAAGGACATGGACCTGGGCCTCAAGCCGCCCAGCCGCTCGCTCTTGCAGTCCCCCCCCAAGGCCGAGGACAAGACGCCCATGAAGGGCCACCGTGGCCATGCGGCCAAGGGCCGCAGAAAGCGCTAGCCCCCATGGACGCCCGGCTCCAGGAGAAGCTGGACTCGTTGCCCACCGAACCCGGCGTGTACCTGATGAAGGACCGCCGGGGCCTCATCATCTACGTGGGCAAGGCGGTCAACCTGCGCAACCGGGTACGCTCGTACTTCACCCGCACCGGGGACACGCGCGCCTTCATCGCCCTGCTCGACACGATGTTGGGGGACATCGAGACGGTGCTCGTCCACAACGAGAAGGAGGCCCTCCTTCTCGAAAACGAGCTCATCAAGAAGCACAAGCCGCGCTTCAACGTCCTGCTCAAGGACGACAAGCAGTTCATCTCCTTGCGGCTGGACCGGAGCCAGCCGTATCCCCGGCTGGAGGTGGTGCGCAAATACGAGCGGGACGGCGCGCGCTACTTCGGGCCGTACTCCAGCGCGGGCGCCATCCGCGAGACGCTGCGCATCATCAACCGCTACTTCCACTTGCGCACCTGCACGGACCATGTGCTGGCCAACCGCAAGCGGCCCTGTCTGCTGCACCAGATCGGCCGCTGCCCGGCCCCGTGTGTCTACCCGGTGCCCCCCGAGGACTACCGCCGCAGCGTGGACGAGGTGGGCATGTTCCTGGAGGGCAAGGCGGGGGAGCTGGTGGACGGGCTCCGGGCGCGCATGAAGCGCGCCGCCTCCGAGCTGAAGTTCGAGGAGGCCGCGCGCCTGAGGGACCAGCTCCAGGCCATCGAGCGCAGCCTGGAGCGCCAGAAGGTGGCCACCACCGACTTCAAGGATCAGGACGTGTTCGCCTCCTACCGGGAGGGGGACCGCATCCTCTTCTACGTCCTGTGGGTGCGGCAGGGCCGGCTCAACGGCGGCCAGGCCTTCCCCTTCGGCAGCCAGGAGTTCCCCGACGAGGAGCTGCTCGCCTCCTTCGTCAACCTCTACTACGACCAGGGCAGCTTCGTGCCCGAAGAGGTCCTCCTGCCGCTGGAGCCGGAGAGCCTGGAGGGGCTGGAGGGGCTCCTGTCCGAGCGCAAGGGACAAAAGGTCCGCGTGCTGGTGCCCAAGCGCGGCGAGAAGCACGAGCTGGTGCTCATGGCGCACAAGAACGCCGAACAGGCCTTCGTGGAGCGCAAGCGGACGAAGGACGAAACGGACGCGGTGCTCGGACGGCTCCAGCAGAAGCTGGGCCTGCGCAACTACCCGCGCCGCATGGAGTGCTTCGACATCTCGCACTTCCAGGGCTCCAGCATCGTCGCCTCCCAGGTGGCCGTCACCGATGGCGAGACCGACAAGTCCCGCTACCGCCGCTACAAGATCAAAACCCTGGAGAAACAAGACGACTTCGCCAGCATGTACGAAGTCATCTCCCGGCGGCTCAAGCGGGGTCAGGAAGAGAAGGACTTGCCGGACCTCCTGGTTATTGATGGCGGCAAGGGCCAGCTCGCCAGCGCCCACGCGGCCATGAAGGACCTGGGCGTCGAGGGCGTGGACGTGGTGGGGCTCGCCAAGAGCCGGGATCAGGAAGTGTTCGATCGGGACGCCGAGAGCGCTCGCAGCCCTGAGCGCGTCTTCGTCCTGGGTCGCAAGGACCCCATCGTTCTGCCGCAGAACTCAGCGGAAATCTTCATGCTCACCCGCATGCGGGACGAGGCGCACCGCTTCGCCATCACCTTCCAGCGCAAGGATCTGCGCAAGAGCCGCATCCATTCGGCCCTGGAAGACATTCCGGGGGTGGGGGAGGGCCGGCGCAAGCTGCTGCTGCGTCATTTCGGCTCGCTCAAGCGGGTAGGCGAGGCCAGCATCGAGGATCTGGCGGAGGTGGTCGGCCCGTCCATGGCCGAGCGCGTCCACGCGGGGCTTCACGGGCATCCCGAAGAGGACGCGTCGGACCCGGTCCGAGAAGCCTCGCTCGCCGACGCTGACGCGGCAATAGGCGAAAAATCCTCACAGGGAGGGTCGCCAGCTGGCTCGGCATGATTAATTTTTCCTCGGGAATTCAGAGCGGAAAGTGCGCTGGAACCACGAAGTTCCAGGGATTTTTCATTGCGGCTGGACACGGCGCTGTTTTATAGCGATCCGCATTCGTCGAGCACGCAATACAGGGTGAGGGGTGGACACATGAGGCTCTATCCGAAGGTGATCCCGATCATCTCTCGCGAGTGCATTCAGACGCTGATGCAGGATGGTGACATCGAGGTCGAGCCCATGCGGGTGGCGGACGCCGAGATGGATCTGTCCGCCATCATGCGTGAGTACCTCGCCAACGAGGAGCGCGTGAATCAGGCGACGCGCGAGGCGCTGGAGCGGCGGGGGTACGACTACTCCAAGTTCAATCAGGTCAAGCGTGAGATGGCCGACGTCCGCGGCTTCAAGATGGGCGACGAGGGCATCGAATACGTCATCAACCAGATGATCGAGTTCCTGCTCATCAGCCGCAATGTCGAGGAAGTGTTCTCCGCCGACAATGTGCTGCGCGCGAAGATTTTCAGTGTGATGAAGAAGCACCTCGACGTGGACGATGAGATCGACAAGGAGGCGCGCTCCCGGCTGAAGCACCTGCAGGAGGGCACCAGCGCGTTCGACATCGAGTACAACAAGACGGTGGAGCAGATCCGCCGCGCCCGGGGTCTCATCTAGCGGGCTGCCATTCCCCGTCCCGCTGCCTACCTTGTGTGGAAGGAGGCAGCGATGGTGGGTTCTCTTCTTGGCGCGATGATGCTTGGTCTCCTGGTCACCCAGGCACCAGGCGGCATGACATTCGAGGGGCGCGAGGTCAGCGCTCGGACCCTGTCCTCGGTGGGCTTCTATGCCCAGGGGCCGGTTCCGTTTCCCAGCATCTGGGAGCGAGGCATCGGCTCGGCGAGCCTGACCGTCGAGGACCGGGTGGTGGACCCGGGGGCGCTCTACGGCGACAAGGCGCACTTCGAGGCCCGGTTTCGGCTGGGCACCGCCGAGTACCAGATCGAACTCACCCAGCCCGGCTTTCCGCCCCTTCAGGCAGCGGGGGCAGCGCTCGCTGGGCCGCTTCCCAGGCCAGGGCACCCCATTGAAGGGGGCGTGCTGCTGGACCGGGATGTGTACGGCAACAGTGGCATCGGCTGGATGGCCACCACCCGGGTGCACGCGGCCGCGGCCCTCTGGGGGGTGGGGCGAGTGTCCATCAACGGACGGCTCCTGACGGACACGGCCGTCATCCACGCCGCGGCGCTGTCGCATGGCGCCCAGGCGGATGACGACACCCACGTCACCCTGCCGCAGGCCCGGACGGGGGACTCGGAGATCCAGGTTCTGGTGTGGAACCTGCCCCTCGATGTCGAGCCCCGGGGCTTCCTGCAGCTCTCCTTCGATGACGTGGAGATCGACTTCGATGGGACGGTGCTGAAGTCCGTGGCCCAGGTGCCGAACGTCTCCGAGCAGCCGCTGAACCCCATGAGCCTCGCGACCCCGCTGGGCGGGGTGAGCTTGGGGACGGCGCTGGCGCCCCCCACGCGTCCGGGCGACGGGCTGGGCGGCAGTGGCTTCACCATGGATCAGGAGGCCGTGACGGGGCTGCCGGGCGGACCCATCACCCCGGTGAGCCCGGGAACGCTCAGCGGGCCCGGTTCCTCGGATCCTTCCGTGATTCCGGGCGTCAGCGTGGGCACGGAGGGCGTCGCGGTGGGCTCGGCGGATTCGCTGACCACCATTGCCGCGCCCCCCGCTTTGAGGGTGGGGCCGGGGGCGGTGACGCCGGATACCATCAGCGGCACCTTCCCGACGCGGGGCGCGCCGACGCCGCCCGCGAACATCTCGGGCGTCATGCCGGGCACGCCCGCGCCGGGTTCGCAGCTCGCCCTGGAGGGCTCGACCGTGGGCGCTCCGCCGCCTGGGGGGCCCGCGGAGGCCGGGGTCGCGCCGGGGGGCTCCCGGGCGGCCCTCTCCCCGCAGGGCTCCTTCACCGTGGTGCCGCTCTCCC
Protein-coding sequences here:
- the uvrC gene encoding excinuclease ABC subunit UvrC, which codes for MDARLQEKLDSLPTEPGVYLMKDRRGLIIYVGKAVNLRNRVRSYFTRTGDTRAFIALLDTMLGDIETVLVHNEKEALLLENELIKKHKPRFNVLLKDDKQFISLRLDRSQPYPRLEVVRKYERDGARYFGPYSSAGAIRETLRIINRYFHLRTCTDHVLANRKRPCLLHQIGRCPAPCVYPVPPEDYRRSVDEVGMFLEGKAGELVDGLRARMKRAASELKFEEAARLRDQLQAIERSLERQKVATTDFKDQDVFASYREGDRILFYVLWVRQGRLNGGQAFPFGSQEFPDEELLASFVNLYYDQGSFVPEEVLLPLEPESLEGLEGLLSERKGQKVRVLVPKRGEKHELVLMAHKNAEQAFVERKRTKDETDAVLGRLQQKLGLRNYPRRMECFDISHFQGSSIVASQVAVTDGETDKSRYRRYKIKTLEKQDDFASMYEVISRRLKRGQEEKDLPDLLVIDGGKGQLASAHAAMKDLGVEGVDVVGLAKSRDQEVFDRDAESARSPERVFVLGRKDPIVLPQNSAEIFMLTRMRDEAHRFAITFQRKDLRKSRIHSALEDIPGVGEGRRKLLLRHFGSLKRVGEASIEDLAEVVGPSMAERVHAGLHGHPEEDASDPVREASLADADAAIGEKSSQGGSPAGSA
- the uvrB gene encoding excinuclease ABC subunit UvrB, with translation MPDFQIVSAHAPQGDQPRAIAELTEGVLRGDRYQTLLGVTGSGKTFTMANLIANVQRPTLIIAHNKTLAAQLYGEFKEVFPHNAVEYFVSYYDYYQPEAYVPSSDTFIEKDSSINDEIERMRHSATHSLRTRDDVVIVASVSCIYGLGAARSYVDMAATVTLGAELGRDAFMRKLIESQYERSDFDFHRGTFRARGDTVEVFPAYEEERAVRVSFFGDEVEKITEFDPLRGVTLGTLDKIVIFPASHYATEGDTRKKAVQTIRDELSERLQEFKRDGKLLEAQRIEQRTMFDLEMIEQVGFCNGIENYSRHFSGRAPGEPPPCLIDYFPRNMLVLVDESHQTVSQIGAMYRGDRSRKETLVNYGFRLPSALDNRPLKFTEFEEMVQQAVFVSATPAEYELQKSKGVVVEQIIRPTGLTDPEVEVRPARNQVDDLLEEVRKRVAQKERVLATTLTKRMAEDLTEYFTDVGVKVRYLHSDIGAIERTAIIRDLRKGVFDVLVGINLLREGLDIPEVSLVAILDADKEGFLRSHVSLIQTIGRAARNLHGHVIMYSDSITDSMKRAIEETRRRREVQRAYNQEHGITPRSVKSAILDLSLQYDADPTALPLAADAANDVLDTKEIKRLIEEFTKDMQHAADEMQFEKAAQFRDRIVLLKDMDLGLKPPSRSLLQSPPKAEDKTPMKGHRGHAAKGRRKR
- a CDS encoding DUF507 family protein, encoding MRLYPKVIPIISRECIQTLMQDGDIEVEPMRVADAEMDLSAIMREYLANEERVNQATREALERRGYDYSKFNQVKREMADVRGFKMGDEGIEYVINQMIEFLLISRNVEEVFSADNVLRAKIFSVMKKHLDVDDEIDKEARSRLKHLQEGTSAFDIEYNKTVEQIRRARGLI